The Blautia luti nucleotide sequence AGTTCGGACAGTTCCGGTCCTGCCTGGGATCCTTCCGAGATTCCGAAGATCTCTTTCATGGATCTGTCAAGCATGTTCAGCTCTGTGGTCATATACATTTCTGTTCCGTCTGCTTCATAGGAATCTGTGCCGTCAGTGAGGATCTTCAGATATGCTTTCTCCACTTCCTTCGTAAGGGCTGCACCGTTCTCTGCATCAAGAACTACGGAATTCTCTGCTGTATCATCTCCCATTGCAGTATGAAGAGAATCCACATCACCTTCATATTCACCCTTGCAGAATGTCTCTGCCTGATTGAACAGCAGCATCTGATCGTCTGTCAGGGAAGCAGTATCCAGTTCCTCTGAAGATGAGGAGTCAGCATCCTGTGTATCATCAGATCCATCTTCTGTATTCTCATCCAGGCTGGCATCTGAGCTGTCTTCTGTATCTCCGTCAGTACTGTCATCTGTATTCTCATCGTAGATCACTTCATCTTCATCCGTATTGTCAAAAGTACCGTCGTCTGTTGTTTCGCTGTCAGCGTCTGAAGTGTCTGTGTCCATTCCTGTATCCTGTTCCAGAGACGGATTCTCTGTAGAACTCTCCACTACATCTCCGCCCAGTGCACTGTTATCCACACTGTTTAAAATGTCATCTGCAGAATCTCCTGCATTCACAGTATCGTCTTCCTCGTCTGCCACATCTCCAATGTCATCACTGCTTTCTGATGTATTCTGGTCTACCTGCTCCAGAGTCGCCTTTACATCATCATAATTGTAATCCTGCTGTGCGATCTGCTGAAGAAGTGACACGATCTTATCAATCTGGTCAGAATCCAGGTTTACATTGTTCTGCTGTGCCACATTTACTACAATATTATAGATGTCATCTGCATTCTGGACATTATCCCTGATCACCTGCATCTTGGAATTGTTCATAACTGTGGTGGCATCATTCTTACCCACCTCATCAGCCAGATTTCCGGTTACTACCATTTCCTCTGTGGCCAGTTCCTTCTTCGCGCTGTCAAGTTCTTCCCCTGTAGCTGTCTCATATGCCATCTGGATACCGGTCAGGGCTCCTGTACCGGAAACTTCGAACGGGCAGGCAGCTACTACTTCACAGTTCTTAACACCTGAGGTGGAAAGTGAAGTGGCAATCATATTGCAGGTTACCCAGTTCAGGTTGGCAGTACGTACCTTAATGCCGCCGGACTGTGTTGGCTTTACGTAAGCACAGCTTACAGTTCTGGTTCCGATCTGTTCAATAGGAACATAGGCACTTAAATGATCTCTCTCATCCTGATTGGTGATGGTCAGGATCTGTACCTGGCTGCTGTCTACGTTAAAATATTTCATCATTGTATTCTTCTGTGCATCTGTCAGATCCGCCCCCAGTGTAACAACCTTCATGGAATCTGCCATCGCCGGCAGTGAAGTTCCGGCAACTGCCAGACATGCGCTGCAGAGTAATGCACCCAGTGCTTTCGCTTTTTTCATAATATAACCTCCCTGTATATGTTGAAAATTTTTTCCCTTTTCCCGTTTGGTGAATCTATTATAGCATACTCTAAAGATATTTTGTAACCCTGATTGTTCAAGCAGATAATCAATAATGGATGTGGAGACTTCCCAAAGATATCGGATACAACAGAATCTAATGCAACATTACAAACAGTAAGAGCATTCTGGTATCTATTCTTTTCACTTGAACGGCAAGAAACAAGCTTGCAACGATATCTAGTGTATTCTCTGAGAATACGGATTGACTTGCCGGGAATGTAACTGCCTTTCACAAGTCCAAGACGGAACAAATCTCCAATCCATTTAGAATTCTTGGTATCATCTTTGTTCCCTTTAACAGCTTTTACCCATTTGGGATTGGCAATGGTGACATTGATATCATCTTCAAGAAAATTAAAAACAGGAACCCAGTATTTACCGGTGGATTCCATACAGACATCATGACAGTCATTTTTTAGAAGCCATGTTTTGAATTCTAAAATAGAATTGTTAAATGTAGAAAAACGCCTCTTTTGATAGGAAGGTTCAAAACCACTAGTAGTTTTAATGATTGTGGCAACGAGAAAAGATTTGTGAACATCGACACCACAGCAGGTTGGATAAGTAACTTGCATAGCGTAGCTCCTTTCGTAAAAGATAAGAAGCCATTGACTGAACTGCCACACAATAAAACAAAGTTTGTCGGTTTTGGAAAGTTGCAATTTTTTCATTTCTGGTTGCAACCTGACGACATTCGATTGTTTTGTAAAGTGCTCCCATAATAGGATAGCGATACTTAAATAGCCCTCTCTTAGAGGAAATTTAAAAGTTGCCGTCTGTGTCTAGTTATTTAACAGGAAGAGGAAGAATATATTTTCTCGCCCCTCCCATTGAACTGTGCGTACGGGTCTCTTATACAGATCTACAGCTTATATTCCAACTTTAACTATGGTGTTGCGAAGTTCAATCAACTTTCAGCATCCGATACCCCACGCCAATGTGTGTTTGGATATATTGTGGAGAGTTCGGTTCTTTCTCGATTTTTTTACGAAGTGTTGCCATAAACACACGAAGGGAAGCAATATCATTATCCCAACTACTTCCCCAAATGCTTTGCGTAAGGAAAGTATGGGTCAGAACTTTTCCTATATTTCTTGTCAACAGGCAAAGCAACTTATATTCAATAGGTGTTAAATGCAACTCTTCTTCATTCAAATAAGCACAACCTGCAGCATAATCTACACGAAGTTTTCCGTTTACAAAAACAACCGCTTCGGCAGGGGATACTTTTTGCATCATCGATAACCTTCTTTGCGTGACTCGTAGTCTGGCAAGCAGTTCCTCAACAGAAAATGGCTTTGTTAAATAATCATCTGCGCCAGCATCCAACGCATCAATTTTATCGGTATCTTCACTGCGAGCACTGATTACGATAATTGGCATGTTTGACCAAGTACGGATTTTTTTTATAATCTCAACACCATCTATATCAGGAAGTCCTAAATCAAGTAAAACAATGTCAGGATTGTGTGAAGATGTTTCTAAAATTGCCGATTGACCATCGGGTGCCGTCAGATATCGGTATTCGTGCGCTTTTAAGGTTGTTGTAATTAAATTTCTGACAGATGTGTCATCTTCTACAACTAATATTAGTGATTTATTCATATACTTTGACCTCCCCTGCCGGTAATGTAAATGTAAATACTGTTCCGTGCGGCAGATTATCTGAAACAGTAAGTTCTCCGCCGTGGGCGTTAATAATGGACTTGCACAAAGATAATCCGAGTCCTAAACTTCGGCGGCTGTCTGCAATTTGATTTGCACCGCTATAGAACATGTCGAATATCCGTGGCTTTATTTCGTCAGCAATTCCGTTTCCGTCATCCGATATAGATACGATTGCTTGTTTTCCCCGCTTTTCTGTCCGAATAACAATATGAGAGTTTTTAGGTGTATATTTGATAGCATTATCAACAATATTGATGATTACCTGAACAATAAGCTTTGCATCCATTTTTGCAAGAAGAAATTCTTCTTTGCTTTCAACGGAAATATGATGTTCTTCACTCTTTCGGTTAATATGATGTAACGCTTCTGTGATCACGTCATCCATCAAATCTTCCGTTATACGGAGATTCAACCGTCCTTCTTCAATCCGGGTTACAGCCAGCAAGTTTTCTACAAGGTTAATCAGCCACATGGAATCATCATAAATATCCATGTACAGCTGCTTTTTTGTATCATTATCAAAGGAATCGCCGTTGGACAAAAGATTGCTGGCATTACCAGAAATGGATGTCAGCGGTGTCCTCAAATCATGTGAAATAGCACGCAGCAGGTTCGCTCGCAACTGTTCATTTTTTGCAAGAATGGCCGCCTCCTGTTTCTCACGGGCATTTTTCTCATTTTCCAAAGCCAGGGCACATTCTCCGAGAATGGATAGTAGAATACTATTTTCAAATGGATCAAGAGGTATTTCCCCCATCACGATTCCAATAACTCCATATACCATACTGCTACTGCGAACAGCAAGGTACAGGCATTTTGCATTGGAAAGCGTTCCTGTTGTAGCTCCGGCACGTTTATTGTTTTTCAATACCCAGCCGGCAACGGCCTTTTCATTTTCGGAAATACACGATTCCAAATTTCCTTCAGTTACAGAAAAAATATGCGGCGTATCCAACACTTCTCCATCAGCTAAATAAAAAACGATATCTTTTCCCAAGAGTTTAATGAGCTGATTTGAAGTTGCAGATACAATTTCATTTTTATCTTTTGCCTGTTGCAATAGCTGGTTTGTATCAAATAACACTTTGGTACGGTAAGCAGATTGTGCCGCCTGTTTTGCTTGGTTTTTAATCCGTATAGCAAGAGAACCGGTTAAAAATGCCGCCAAAAACATGATAATAAAGGTAACAGGATAACCCTGATCATACGCCTGCAAGGTAAATTGAGGTTCCGTAAACAGGAAACTAAAGACCAAAACACTTACAATCGAGGAAATTAGGCTGTATATCTGATGTTTCGTGATGACAGCGGTGACAAGAACACCTAAAACAAAAACAGTAATGATATTTGCTTCGTCAAATCCAAATTTCTGGAAAATCATTCCGACTAAACTGGATAAAATCAGAATCGCAGTAGATTTTAATGTATCAGTGACAGAGAATACGATATGATTCTTTTTCCTGCCCCCTCTTAACTGATACACTGCCGCATTAGAAACCGTATCCGGAATAATATGCACATCCAGGTTAGGGGCATAATCAATCAATTTTTCTGTCAGGGTCGGTTTGCTGAGCAAATGCCGTTTTGTAGCAGAACTACGTCCGATCACAATCTTTGACACACCGGACAAACGAGTAAATTCCGCAATCTGAAACGGAACATCTTCTCCGTAAACTGTTTCTATTTTTGCCCCAAGCTGCTCAGCAAGACAAATATTTGAACGCAGGCGTTTTACATTTTCCTCGCTCATCACCGAAAAATCTGGGGTTTCTACAAACAGAGCCGTAAACTCCCCTTTAAAAGCAGAAGCCATTTTTGCGGCGGTACGGATAATTTTCGCATTGGATGGAGAAGAAGATAGACATACAAGAATATGTTCGCCTGTGTGATAATCTCCATGATTTTTTATGCGGGTATTTTCTGTGAGGATATTCACCCGGTCTGCACATCGCCGCAGTGAAATCTCCCGGAGAGCTGTCAAATTTTCTATTGTAAAAAAATTTTCTACTGCCTGTTTTGCCTGTGTCTGTCTGTATACATTTCCTGTATTCAAACGGTTGATCAAATCCTGTGGTTCAATATCTATTAATTCAACCTGATCTGCATTATCAAAAATAGAATCCGGGATGCGTTCCCGTACAACAATTTCCGTAATGGATGCAACTGTATCACAAAGGCTTTCAATATGCTGAACATTGACAGTCGTATAGACATCAATCCCTGCATTCAAAAGTTCCTTAATGTCCTGATACCGTTTTGCATGACGGCATCCTTCGGCATTCGTATGCGCAAGTTCATCTACAAGGATAAGCTGTGGTTTTCTTTTCAACGCCATGCCAATGTCGAATTCGTTCAGTATCATACCATTATAAAAAACTTCTCTTGTAGGAAGAACTTCTAAGCCATTCAAAAGAGCTGCTGTTTTTGGACATGCGTGGGGTTCTACATAACCGGCTACCACGTCAATTCCCTGCTGTTTTTCCATATGAGCTGCTTCTAACATTGCGTAGGTTTTACCCACACCAGCTGCATATCCGAAAAAGATTTTCAAATGTCCTTTATTACGGTTTTCTTCATCAGCTTGGATTTCCTTTAATAACTGATCCGGATTGTGTCTGCTTTCACTCATACGGTCATCTCCTTGTACAAAAACATTATAAGAATAATACGTAAATTTCAGAAAAGCATTTTAGCACTGACATTAAAATCGCATAAAGATTATAACACCTTTTCTTCTTTTTTTCCATTCGGGCGTGTAGCCGAAAGCAGAAAACGCTCCGAAAAATCACGCAATTTTTCGACAAATAGGCCCTTCATACAATTAATGTCATTTTGCCATATCACTCTCGCTGGTTTCTCAATCGTGTTGATGGGATGTACCGCAATGTCTATAGAGCCTGGAGTAATAACACTTTGCTTTATTTGAAGGGATAAGGAACAATACTCATCTTTCAAAATATCGTTGGAATTTTCTATGATAAAGCCAAAATCAAGTTTATTATTTCCCAGCCCATTTATTATTTCACTTACAGAACCGTAGAACAGGTTCAGCTCATAGTTTGGGTATTCGCTTGAAAATTGTTCTAATAGATCTGCAATAGAATCTATGATTGCAGGTGTTTCAAATCCAATCCTGAGCTTAGAATCCGAAATAAGTTTTTGGGATTGATTTTCCTTGAGAAATTTATCCAGCTTTTCCATAAGAAAATAAACATAAATAAATGCTGCCAATACCACTATAAGTAAAACAAAGTCTTTCATATCACCAACTTCTTTCAAAAATTAAATATGAAAACATTTTTGAATATTTTTCGTCTCCCCAAGAACAAGCATGGTACTGCCCTTTAACAACTGCGTATCGGAACTTATTTTCAAATTCATAATATCATTTGTTTTCAGCGCCATAATATTGATGTTATATTTTTTTCGTATATCCAACTGACCGATTGTTTTTCCTATCCATTCTCCCGGTATAGATATTTCAAAGATTGCATGTTCTTCATCTAGTTCTATGTAATCGAAAATATGATCAGCACTATAACGGATCGCAACCCAATCGGCAAGCTGCCTTTCGGGATAAACAATTTCATCTGCGCCGTTTCGTAAAAGAAATTTTGCATGAACATCACGAGCGGCACGAGACACCACCATTTTTGCACCGAGTTCCTTCAAAAGGGACGTTACTTCCAATGAATTCTGAAAGTT carries:
- a CDS encoding DUF1002 domain-containing protein — translated: MKKAKALGALLCSACLAVAGTSLPAMADSMKVVTLGADLTDAQKNTMMKYFNVDSSQVQILTITNQDERDHLSAYVPIEQIGTRTVSCAYVKPTQSGGIKVRTANLNWVTCNMIATSLSTSGVKNCEVVAACPFEVSGTGALTGIQMAYETATGEELDSAKKELATEEMVVTGNLADEVGKNDATTVMNNSKMQVIRDNVQNADDIYNIVVNVAQQNNVNLDSDQIDKIVSLLQQIAQQDYNYDDVKATLEQVDQNTSESSDDIGDVADEEDDTVNAGDSADDILNSVDNSALGGDVVESSTENPSLEQDTGMDTDTSDADSETTDDGTFDNTDEDEVIYDENTDDSTDGDTEDSSDASLDENTEDGSDDTQDADSSSSEELDTASLTDDQMLLFNQAETFCKGEYEGDVDSLHTAMGDDTAENSVVLDAENGAALTKEVEKAYLKILTDGTDSYEADGTEMYMTTELNMLDRSMKEIFGISEGSQAGPELSELTDDERQSLYKDTMKFFEKLYNESTETYDTEDASGEE
- a CDS encoding response regulator — protein: MNKSLILVVEDDTSVRNLITTTLKAHEYRYLTAPDGQSAILETSSHNPDIVLLDLGLPDIDGVEIIKKIRTWSNMPIIVISARSEDTDKIDALDAGADDYLTKPFSVEELLARLRVTQRRLSMMQKVSPAEAVVFVNGKLRVDYAAGCAYLNEEELHLTPIEYKLLCLLTRNIGKVLTHTFLTQSIWGSSWDNDIASLRVFMATLRKKIEKEPNSPQYIQTHIGVGYRMLKVD
- a CDS encoding sensor histidine kinase codes for the protein MSESRHNPDQLLKEIQADEENRNKGHLKIFFGYAAGVGKTYAMLEAAHMEKQQGIDVVAGYVEPHACPKTAALLNGLEVLPTREVFYNGMILNEFDIGMALKRKPQLILVDELAHTNAEGCRHAKRYQDIKELLNAGIDVYTTVNVQHIESLCDTVASITEIVVRERIPDSIFDNADQVELIDIEPQDLINRLNTGNVYRQTQAKQAVENFFTIENLTALREISLRRCADRVNILTENTRIKNHGDYHTGEHILVCLSSSPSNAKIIRTAAKMASAFKGEFTALFVETPDFSVMSEENVKRLRSNICLAEQLGAKIETVYGEDVPFQIAEFTRLSGVSKIVIGRSSATKRHLLSKPTLTEKLIDYAPNLDVHIIPDTVSNAAVYQLRGGRKKNHIVFSVTDTLKSTAILILSSLVGMIFQKFGFDEANIITVFVLGVLVTAVITKHQIYSLISSIVSVLVFSFLFTEPQFTLQAYDQGYPVTFIIMFLAAFLTGSLAIRIKNQAKQAAQSAYRTKVLFDTNQLLQQAKDKNEIVSATSNQLIKLLGKDIVFYLADGEVLDTPHIFSVTEGNLESCISENEKAVAGWVLKNNKRAGATTGTLSNAKCLYLAVRSSSMVYGVIGIVMGEIPLDPFENSILLSILGECALALENEKNAREKQEAAILAKNEQLRANLLRAISHDLRTPLTSISGNASNLLSNGDSFDNDTKKQLYMDIYDDSMWLINLVENLLAVTRIEEGRLNLRITEDLMDDVITEALHHINRKSEEHHISVESKEEFLLAKMDAKLIVQVIINIVDNAIKYTPKNSHIVIRTEKRGKQAIVSISDDGNGIADEIKPRIFDMFYSGANQIADSRRSLGLGLSLCKSIINAHGGELTVSDNLPHGTVFTFTLPAGEVKVYE
- a CDS encoding LysR substrate-binding domain-containing protein, whose product is MKDFVLLIVVLAAFIYVYFLMEKLDKFLKENQSQKLISDSKLRIGFETPAIIDSIADLLEQFSSEYPNYELNLFYGSVSEIINGLGNNKLDFGFIIENSNDILKDEYCSLSLQIKQSVITPGSIDIAVHPINTIEKPARVIWQNDINCMKGLFVEKLRDFSERFLLSATRPNGKKEEKVL
- a CDS encoding potassium channel family protein, with protein sequence MKSILLIGLGRFGRHIAIKLDELHHQVMAVDKEDTRVDAVLPFVTNAQIGDATNEAFLSSLGVGNFDVCIVAIGDNFQNSLEVTSLLKELGAKMVVSRAARDVHAKFLLRNGADEIVYPERQLADWVAIRYSADHIFDYIELDEEHAIFEISIPGEWIGKTIGQLDIRKKYNINIMALKTNDIMNLKISSDTQLLKGSTMLVLGETKNIQKCFHI